From Neobacillus sp. PS2-9, the proteins below share one genomic window:
- the gnd gene encoding phosphogluconate dehydrogenase (NAD(+)-dependent, decarboxylating), giving the protein MKVGLIGLGKMGLNLGQNLIDNKHEVVAFDVNGSAVEEIKKYGAKGTSDLKELVESLEKPRVVWIMVPHAVVDSVIDEMTPLLGTGDIVIEAGNSHYKESIRRYNQLKEVGIHFMDAGTSGGMEGARNGACYMIGGDPEAWSIVEPIFKDTAVENGFIYAGKAGSGHFLKMVHNGIEYGMMAAIGEGFEVLEKSKFDFDYEKVARVWNNGSVIRSWLMELTERAFSKDAKLDEIKGIMHSSGEGKWTVETALDLQAATPVIAMSLLMRYRSLDSDTFTGKVVAALRNEFGGHVVEKN; this is encoded by the coding sequence ATGAAAGTTGGATTAATTGGTTTAGGAAAAATGGGATTAAACTTAGGTCAAAATTTAATTGATAACAAGCACGAAGTAGTAGCTTTCGATGTAAATGGAAGTGCCGTTGAAGAAATAAAGAAATACGGTGCTAAAGGTACATCTGATTTAAAAGAACTTGTTGAATCATTAGAAAAACCAAGAGTTGTATGGATTATGGTTCCGCATGCTGTGGTAGATTCAGTAATTGATGAAATGACACCATTATTAGGCACTGGAGATATCGTAATTGAAGCTGGAAATTCTCACTATAAGGAATCCATTCGCCGATATAACCAGCTAAAGGAAGTAGGAATTCACTTTATGGATGCCGGTACTTCTGGTGGAATGGAAGGTGCTCGTAATGGAGCATGTTATATGATTGGTGGAGACCCTGAAGCCTGGAGCATCGTGGAACCTATTTTCAAGGATACAGCTGTCGAAAACGGATTTATCTATGCTGGTAAAGCAGGGAGTGGTCATTTCTTAAAAATGGTTCACAATGGAATTGAATACGGTATGATGGCAGCGATTGGTGAAGGATTCGAGGTGTTAGAAAAAAGCAAGTTCGATTTTGACTACGAAAAAGTGGCTAGAGTGTGGAATAACGGCTCAGTTATTCGTTCATGGCTCATGGAGTTGACTGAACGTGCATTTTCAAAAGATGCAAAGCTAGATGAAATTAAAGGGATTATGCACTCTTCTGGTGAAGGGAAATGGACAGTTGAAACAGCTTTAGATTTACAAGCAGCCACTCCTGTTATCGCAATGTCTCTTTTGATGCGTTACCGTTCATTAGACAGCGATACTTTTACAGGTAAAGTTGTAGCTGCATTAAGAAACGAATTTGGTGGACATGTTGTTGAAAAAAACTAA
- the zwf gene encoding glucose-6-phosphate dehydrogenase gives MEAMTFVLFGATGDLAKRKIFPALYNLFLDQKLPLPISIIGVGRGDLSDTDFQNHVKDSLKTFSRRSLNDDSNLEVFIRAFRYSHVDAIKAEGYKGLLELVKQREEELNIPENRMFYLSVAPEFFNVIAFNIKESGLGSTKGWKRLIIEKPFGHDLKSAQELNDKLSKAFDEEEIFRIDHYLGKPMVQNLEALGFANPVLQALWNNQYIANVQITASETVGVEERAGYYDQAGAIRDMFQNHMLQILMMTAMQLPKQINAEEIRNEKRKVIESLRPLKKEDVVNHVIRGQYGPGEIQGKQVVGYTGEPEVAPSSLNDTFVAARLYVDDDFWRGVPFYIRTGKRMTEKSTRIVIEFKNTLKDLYRTQEDETAPNLLVIEINPNESVSLQLNSKNPLNNGKIEPVNVDFSAKQADVPEAYELLIYDAMRGDSTFFAHWKEVELSWKWVQPILEAFEENTIPLQLYPSGSMGPDASHQLLAEEGYKWW, from the coding sequence ATGGAGGCAATGACATTTGTCTTATTTGGGGCGACAGGGGACTTAGCAAAAAGAAAAATCTTCCCGGCTCTATATAATTTATTTTTGGATCAAAAATTACCTCTGCCCATCTCAATTATTGGGGTGGGCAGAGGAGATTTATCAGATACTGATTTCCAAAACCATGTGAAAGATTCTTTAAAAACATTTTCTAGACGATCACTAAATGACGATTCCAACCTTGAAGTGTTTATCCGTGCCTTTCGGTATAGCCATGTAGATGCTATCAAGGCTGAAGGATATAAAGGATTACTTGAACTCGTTAAACAACGTGAAGAAGAATTGAATATTCCAGAAAATCGTATGTTCTACCTATCTGTTGCTCCAGAGTTTTTTAATGTGATTGCTTTCAACATTAAAGAGAGTGGTCTAGGTTCTACTAAAGGTTGGAAACGTCTAATTATCGAAAAACCGTTTGGACATGACTTAAAATCAGCTCAAGAATTAAACGATAAACTAAGTAAAGCTTTTGATGAAGAAGAAATTTTTCGCATCGACCACTATCTTGGAAAGCCGATGGTACAAAACCTGGAAGCTTTAGGATTTGCAAATCCAGTGCTTCAAGCATTATGGAACAACCAATACATTGCAAATGTGCAAATTACTGCAAGCGAAACAGTTGGGGTTGAAGAGAGAGCTGGTTATTATGATCAAGCTGGGGCTATTCGCGACATGTTTCAAAATCATATGCTGCAAATCTTGATGATGACAGCAATGCAGCTGCCAAAACAAATTAATGCAGAAGAGATCCGCAATGAAAAGAGAAAAGTAATAGAATCACTTCGTCCATTAAAGAAAGAGGATGTGGTGAATCATGTGATTCGAGGTCAATATGGTCCTGGTGAAATCCAAGGTAAACAAGTTGTTGGGTATACAGGAGAACCTGAAGTTGCTCCTTCTTCTTTAAATGACACATTTGTGGCTGCCCGTTTATATGTGGATGATGATTTTTGGAGAGGGGTTCCTTTCTATATCCGTACAGGAAAAAGAATGACAGAGAAATCCACCCGAATTGTGATTGAATTCAAAAATACTTTAAAGGATTTGTATAGGACTCAAGAAGATGAAACTGCGCCAAATCTTTTAGTGATTGAAATCAATCCAAACGAAAGTGTTTCATTACAATTAAATAGTAAAAACCCATTAAACAATGGAAAAATCGAACCAGTCAATGTTGATTTTTCTGCTAAGCAAGCAGATGTTCCTGAAGCGTATGAGCTTTTAATTTACGATGCAATGCGTGGCGACTCTACATTCTTTGCACATTGGAAAGAAGTGGAGTTGTCTTGGAAATGGGTACAGCCTATCTTAGAGGCTTTTGAGGAAAATACAATTCCCCTTCAATTATATCCATCCGGGTCAATGGGACCAGATGCTTCCCATCAATTATTGGCAGAGGAAGGATATAAATGGTGGTAG